Proteins from one Phoenix dactylifera cultivar Barhee BC4 unplaced genomic scaffold, palm_55x_up_171113_PBpolish2nd_filt_p 000544F, whole genome shotgun sequence genomic window:
- the LOC103710024 gene encoding mitogen-activated protein kinase kinase kinase NPK1-like — MQEIFGSVRRSLVFRPNPNGDEAADGGGGVGGIAEKIGFCLRKSRVGLGLGLGFLHKAPPLTPGSPIAAEDGAPPIRWRKGELIGCGAFGQVYMGMNLDSGELLAVKQVLIGKNNASREKAQAHIRELEEEVKLLKKLSHRNIVRYLGTVREEETLNILLEFVPGGSISSLLGKFGSFPEAVIRMYTKQLLQGLEYLHHNGIIHRDIKGANILVDNNGCIKLADFGASKQVAKLATITAAKSMKGTPYWMAPEVIVQSGHSFSADIWSVGCTIIEMATGKPPWSQQYQEVAALFHVGTTKSHPPIPEHLSLEAKDFLLKCLQEEPNLRPSASDLLQHPFVTGEFHDPHPLYHSSVKEPSKTMVPSSKVQMDSLGLNNVKHACGSGSTMNPEKASTVRPSWKASTDDEMCRFDDGDDFPVVGSSFNPMSEPFDDWPCKFDFSPEQRIMHSDDLGMPTNGASGGGQEGENGFTFPCEQVCEDDEVTETKIKAFLDEKALDLKKLQDPLYEEFYNTLNAANSQGVGSTCKENIKNNSRLPPKSKSSPNKVIYGASSPWADTMKKITPGNCSRRVSSSGEENNQIPREIPSPQLNERGVGLLQDAHQEPTSLSNASFSERRRKWKEELDQELEREREVMRQAAGLVGKISPKDRGLNQKRDRLPPTSPAK, encoded by the exons ATGCAAGAAATCTTCGGATCGGTTCGCAGGTCTCTGGTCTTCCGACCAAACCCTAATGGCGACGAGGCCGCCGATGGTGGCGGTGGGGTCGGTGGCATCGCGGAAAAGATCGGTTTTTGTCTCAGAAAATCGAGAGTTGGGTTGGGTTTAGGGCTAGGGTTCCTCCACAAGGCCCCACCCTTAACTCCGGGGTCTCCGATCGCCGCCGAGGACGGCGCCCCTCCCATCCGGTGGAGGAAGGGCGAACTCATTGGCTGCGGTGCCTTTGGCCAGGTGTACATGGGTATGAATCTCGATTCTGGAGAGCTACTCGCCGTGAAACAG GTTTTGATCGGGAAGAACAATGCTTCCAGGGAGAAAGCTCAA GCTCATATAAGGGAGCTTGAGGAAGAAGTTAAGCTTTTAAAGAAGCTTTCTCACCGGAATATTGTT AGATACTTGGGAACTGTTAGGGAGGAGGAGACCTTAAATATTCTCTTGGAATTTGTGCCAGGTGGATCAATTTCATCACTGCTTGGGAAATTTGGGTCCTTTCCTGAAGCT GTTATTAGAATGTATACAAAGCAGCTGTTGCAGGGCCTTGAGTATCTTCATCATAATGGAATCATACATAGGGACATAAAG GGTGCAAATATACTTGTTGATAACAATGGGTGCATTAAACTTGCTGACTTTGGGGCATCTAAGCAAGTTGCTAAGCTG GCAACCATCACTGCTGCCAAGTCAATGAAAGGTACTCCTTATTGGATGGCACCAGAAGTGATTGTTCAAAGTGGGCATAGCTT CTCTGCTGACATTTGGAGTGTTGGTTGTACCATTATTGAGATGGCCACTGGCAAGCCTCCTTGGAGCCAGCAATACCAGGAG GTTGCAGCTTTATTTCATGTTGGCACAACAAAGTCACACCCACCAATTCCAGAGCATCTTTCTTTAGAGgccaaggattttcttttgaaatgctTACAAGA GGAACCAAATTTGAGGCCGAGTGCTTCTGATTTGCTGCAG CATCCCTTTGTTACAGGGGAATTTCATGATCCGCATCCATTATATCATTCTTCAGTTAAG GAACCCTCCAAAACTATGGTTCCATCATCGAAAGTGCAGATGGATAGCTT AGGCTTGAACAATGTGAAGCATGCATGTGGCAGTGGCTCCACCATGAATCCTGAGAAGGCCTCAACAGTAAGACCTAGCTGGAAGGCAAGTACTGATGATGAGATGTGCCGGTTTGATGATGGAGATGATTTTCCAGTGGTTGGATCG AGCTTTAATCCAATGTCGGAGCCATTTGATGACTGGCCGTGCAAGTTTGACTTCAGTCCAGAACAACGAATCATGCACTCAGACGACTTGGGCATGCCGACTAATGGTGCTTCTGGTGGTGGTCAGGAAGGGGAAAATGGTTTTACGTTCCCTTGTGAGCAAGTATGTGAAGATGATGAAGTCACAGAGACAAAAATTAAGGCTTTCCTGGATGAGAAG GCCCTTGATCTGAAGAAGCTGCAGGACCCTTTATATGAAGAGTTCTACAACACCTTGAACGCTGCAAATTCTCAAGGAGTTGGGAGTACATGCAAGGAAAACATCAAAAATAATTCAAGATTACCACCCAAAAGCAAGTCATCACCCAACAAAGTAATATATGGGGCATCTTCCCCATGGGCTGATACCATGAAGAAAATTACCCCTGGGAACTGCAGTAGGCGAGTCTCAAGCAGTGGCGAGGAGAATAATCAGATTCCGAGAGAAATCCCTTCTCCTCAGCTTAACGAGCGGGGGGTAGGTCTTCTTCAAGATGCTCACCAAGAACCAACCAGCCTAAG CAATGCAAGCTTTTCCGAGAGACGGAGGAAGTGGAAAGAAGAGTTGGATCAGGAGCTTGAGAGGGAAAGAG AGGTGATGCGCCAGGCAGCAGGTCTTGTTGGGAAGATATCTCCGAAGGACAGAGGCCTAAATCAAAAGAGAGACCGCTTGCCACCCACATCTCCGGCCAAATAA
- the LOC103710023 gene encoding NLR family CARD domain-containing protein 3-like isoform X1 yields the protein MEPSALFSYSFKPDLRAGAFAPASYSRSAHQLQGQKPLFFPLPHPFPARIRGRRFVALVPRAASEVLDGGPSRSGGGGRRVYRQSQAVRGLPSGPVKEIASFVAPAGAFLAVTFVLWKVVERVLVPKPKYPTSAETGSSLPGIKWSFAPGTNLPSGNSLKIERESRQRLNEFAKELRSFRSVDMSGRNFGDDGLFFLAEGLGYNQNAEEVNFSGNGITAVGLKAFDGILQTNIVLKTLNLSGNAIGDEGAKCLSDILMGNAGIQKLQLNSTGLGDEGARAIAEMLKKNSTLRVLELNNNMIDYTGFASLAGALLENNAIRSIHLNGNYGGPLGAASLAKGIEGNKSLRELHLHGNDIGNEGIRALMSGLSAHRGKMTLLDIGNNDIGSKGAFHVAEFIKKTKSLLWLNLYMNDIGDEGAERIADALKLNRTITTVDLGGNNIHASGASAIASVLKDNSTITTLELGYNPIGPDGAKALCEVLKFYGKIETLKLGWCQIGPKGAEYIADCLKYNTTLSTLDLRANGLGDDGAICLARSLKIVNEALTSLDLGFNEIRDKGAFALAQALKANEDLAVTSLNLASNFLTKYGQVALTEAQDHVYEMSEKEINIYF from the exons ATGGAACCCTCCGCCCTGTTCTCCTACTCCTTCAAACCGGATCTGCGCGCTGGAGCCTTCGCCCCGGCCTCTTACTCTCGCTCAGCTCACCAGCTCCAGGGACAGAAGCCTCTCTTCTTTCCCCTTCCGCACCCGTTTCCTGCCAGGATCAGGGGGCGACGCTTCGTGGCCCTTGTTCCGAGGGCCGCCTCTGAGGTGCTCGACGGTGGGCCGAGCCGAAGTGGAGGAGGAGGGCGGAGAGTCTACCGGCAGTCTCAGGCCGTGAGGGGTTTGCCCTCGGGGCCCGTGAAGGAGATTGCCTCCTTCGTTGCGCCGGCTGGAGCTTTTCTTGCTGTTACCTTCG TCTTATGGAAGGTGGTTGAAAGAGTACTTGTGCCAAAACCGAAGTATCCAACTTCTGCGGAGACAGGATCCTCTTTACCTGGAATAAAGTGGTCATTCGCACCAGGAACTAATTTGCCATCAGGTAATAGTCTCAAAATTGAAAGGGAATCCAGACAGAGGCTCAATGAATTTGCCAAAGAATTGAGGTCATTTAGAAGTGTTGACATGTCAG GTCGTAACTTTGGGGATGATGGGCTATTCTTCCTTGCTGAAGGCTTAGGCTACAATCAG AATGCAGAGGAAGTGAACTTTTCTGGCAATGGGATAACAGCAGTTGGATTAAAAGCTTTTGATGGTATTCTTCAAACAAATATTGTATTAAAAACTTTGAACCTTTCTGGAAATgccattggtgatgaaggagCTAAG TGCCTTTCAGATATTTTAATGGGGAATGCAGGTATTCAAAAACTCCAGCTGAACAGTACTGGTCTAGGAGATGAG GGAGCAAGGGCTATAGCAGAGATGCTGAAAAAGAACTCAACCTTGCGTGTTTTAGAACTTAACAACAACATGATTGACTACACT GGGTTTGCAAGTCTTGCTGGAGCACTCCTTGAAAACAATGCAATTCGGTCAATACATCTCAA CGGCAACTATGGCGGTCCACTTGGTGCAGCAAGTCTAGCTAAAGGTATTGAAGGGAACAAGTCTTTAAGG GAACTTCATTTGCATGGGAATGATATTGGGAATGAGGGCATACGTGCGTTGATGTCGGGTTTATCTGCCCATAGAG GAAAAATGACACTTTTAGATATTGGCAACAATGACATTGGTTCCAAGGGTGCTTTCCACGTTGCTGAGTTTATCAAGAAAACCAAATCCTTGCTATGGTTGAACCTTTATATGAATGACATTGGCGACGAG GGAGCTGAAAGAATTGCAGATGCTTTGAAGCTGAACCGAACAATAACTACCGTAGATTTG GGTGGTAACAACATTCATGCAAGTGGTGCGAGTGCGATAGCTAGTGTTCTGAAAGATAATTCAACCATCACAACA TTGGAATTAGGCTACAACCCAATAGGACCTGATGGGGCAAAGGCTCTATGTGAAGTTCTCAAGTTCTATGGGAAGATAGAGACACTAAAGCTTGGTTGGTGTCAG ATAGGACCAAAGGGTGCTGAGTATATTGCCGATTGTTTGAAGTACAATACCACACTATCTACTTTGGACCTGCGGGCAAATGGACTTGGAGATGAT GGTGCAATATGCTTGGCTCGCAGCTTGAAGATTGTCAACGAAGCTCTGACATCACTTGATTTAGGTTTCAATGAGATAAGA GACAAAGGAGCATTTGCTCTCGCACAAGCACTCAAAGCAAATGAAGATCTTGCTGTCACATCCTTGAACCTTGCAAGCAATTTCCTTACCAAATACGGACAG GTTGCTTTGACGGAGGCTCAAGACCATGTTTATGAAATGAGCGAGAAGGAAATCAACATTTACTTTTAG
- the LOC103710023 gene encoding NLR family CARD domain-containing protein 3-like isoform X2 — protein sequence MSGRNFGDDGLFFLAEGLGYNQNAEEVNFSGNGITAVGLKAFDGILQTNIVLKTLNLSGNAIGDEGAKCLSDILMGNAGIQKLQLNSTGLGDEGARAIAEMLKKNSTLRVLELNNNMIDYTGFASLAGALLENNAIRSIHLNGNYGGPLGAASLAKGIEGNKSLRELHLHGNDIGNEGIRALMSGLSAHRGKMTLLDIGNNDIGSKGAFHVAEFIKKTKSLLWLNLYMNDIGDEGAERIADALKLNRTITTVDLGGNNIHASGASAIASVLKDNSTITTLELGYNPIGPDGAKALCEVLKFYGKIETLKLGWCQIGPKGAEYIADCLKYNTTLSTLDLRANGLGDDGAICLARSLKIVNEALTSLDLGFNEIRDKGAFALAQALKANEDLAVTSLNLASNFLTKYGQVALTEAQDHVYEMSEKEINIYF from the exons ATGTCAG GTCGTAACTTTGGGGATGATGGGCTATTCTTCCTTGCTGAAGGCTTAGGCTACAATCAG AATGCAGAGGAAGTGAACTTTTCTGGCAATGGGATAACAGCAGTTGGATTAAAAGCTTTTGATGGTATTCTTCAAACAAATATTGTATTAAAAACTTTGAACCTTTCTGGAAATgccattggtgatgaaggagCTAAG TGCCTTTCAGATATTTTAATGGGGAATGCAGGTATTCAAAAACTCCAGCTGAACAGTACTGGTCTAGGAGATGAG GGAGCAAGGGCTATAGCAGAGATGCTGAAAAAGAACTCAACCTTGCGTGTTTTAGAACTTAACAACAACATGATTGACTACACT GGGTTTGCAAGTCTTGCTGGAGCACTCCTTGAAAACAATGCAATTCGGTCAATACATCTCAA CGGCAACTATGGCGGTCCACTTGGTGCAGCAAGTCTAGCTAAAGGTATTGAAGGGAACAAGTCTTTAAGG GAACTTCATTTGCATGGGAATGATATTGGGAATGAGGGCATACGTGCGTTGATGTCGGGTTTATCTGCCCATAGAG GAAAAATGACACTTTTAGATATTGGCAACAATGACATTGGTTCCAAGGGTGCTTTCCACGTTGCTGAGTTTATCAAGAAAACCAAATCCTTGCTATGGTTGAACCTTTATATGAATGACATTGGCGACGAG GGAGCTGAAAGAATTGCAGATGCTTTGAAGCTGAACCGAACAATAACTACCGTAGATTTG GGTGGTAACAACATTCATGCAAGTGGTGCGAGTGCGATAGCTAGTGTTCTGAAAGATAATTCAACCATCACAACA TTGGAATTAGGCTACAACCCAATAGGACCTGATGGGGCAAAGGCTCTATGTGAAGTTCTCAAGTTCTATGGGAAGATAGAGACACTAAAGCTTGGTTGGTGTCAG ATAGGACCAAAGGGTGCTGAGTATATTGCCGATTGTTTGAAGTACAATACCACACTATCTACTTTGGACCTGCGGGCAAATGGACTTGGAGATGAT GGTGCAATATGCTTGGCTCGCAGCTTGAAGATTGTCAACGAAGCTCTGACATCACTTGATTTAGGTTTCAATGAGATAAGA GACAAAGGAGCATTTGCTCTCGCACAAGCACTCAAAGCAAATGAAGATCTTGCTGTCACATCCTTGAACCTTGCAAGCAATTTCCTTACCAAATACGGACAG GTTGCTTTGACGGAGGCTCAAGACCATGTTTATGAAATGAGCGAGAAGGAAATCAACATTTACTTTTAG